In Natronoarchaeum mannanilyticum, a genomic segment contains:
- a CDS encoding DUF63 family protein, which translates to MVLPEGLAIPPLPYAIGLVVGVIGVVGLVHLLRPPVTNWTVVALSPWMAIGGVLHGLERLGTFPGAVEPLFGAPAVYATMAIVTGLAWAFAGVSAEIRTHGSTDRTLGTIGTAVLITFAVFSVYQGINNGTLSPFWPVIAIVVSGVVTAVAWLFVSLAFTESASVTGATGVVVIAAHAIDGVSTAIGYDVIAGVAERTPLSRLILEAGAALPTAELMGAGWLFVFVKLFIAGAVVVLFREYVEEEPTQARMILALVAAVGLGPGIQNLLVFAIGGF; encoded by the coding sequence ATGGTCTTACCGGAAGGGCTGGCGATACCGCCGCTGCCGTACGCGATCGGACTCGTCGTGGGGGTGATCGGCGTCGTCGGACTCGTCCACCTTCTCCGACCGCCGGTGACGAACTGGACGGTCGTCGCGCTGTCGCCGTGGATGGCGATCGGCGGCGTCCTCCACGGGCTCGAGCGACTGGGGACGTTCCCCGGCGCGGTCGAGCCGCTGTTCGGCGCGCCCGCGGTGTACGCGACGATGGCGATCGTCACCGGACTGGCGTGGGCGTTCGCCGGCGTCTCGGCCGAGATCCGTACCCACGGCTCGACCGACCGGACGCTCGGGACGATCGGCACGGCGGTGCTGATCACCTTCGCGGTGTTCTCGGTGTACCAGGGGATCAACAACGGGACGCTCTCGCCGTTCTGGCCGGTGATCGCCATCGTCGTTTCGGGCGTCGTGACGGCGGTAGCGTGGCTGTTCGTGAGCCTCGCGTTCACCGAGTCGGCCTCGGTCACCGGCGCGACGGGCGTCGTCGTGATCGCCGCCCACGCGATCGACGGCGTCTCGACGGCGATCGGCTACGACGTGATCGCGGGCGTCGCCGAGCGGACGCCGCTCTCGCGGCTCATCCTGGAAGCGGGGGCCGCGCTGCCGACCGCGGAGCTGATGGGCGCGGGCTGGCTGTTCGTGTTCGTCAAGCTGTTCATCGCGGGCGCCGTCGTCGTGCTGTTCCGCGAGTACGTCGAGGAAGAGCCGACGCAGGCCCGCATGATTCTGGCGCTGGTCGCGGCAGTCGGACTCGGCCCCGGGATCCAGAATCTGCTGGTGTTCGCGATCGGGGGATTCTAG
- a CDS encoding carbohydrate kinase family protein has translation MARVLTAGHVNWDVTLALDRLPRPDGESLVTAQYRSGGGSAANVAVALAGLDVETSVIGSVGDDENGLLVRRELDDAGVGIDGLATVADAVTSVKYLLIADDGEVAMLGNDGVNEAVGPEDVDSERVRSVDHLHLTSQRPETAARLAEIAADAGVPVSFDPGRRLPDRDFSRTFELADLVFCNDREAAAVADLAESLAADCTVVVKRGADGAAALDAEETWHHAGFGVDPVDTSGAGDAFAAGFLAARLDDADRERALTVGNACGALAAERTGARTDLSWGEVEDVLGE, from the coding sequence ATGGCGCGCGTTCTCACCGCCGGCCACGTCAACTGGGACGTGACGCTGGCGCTCGATCGGCTCCCCCGTCCCGACGGGGAATCCCTCGTCACGGCGCAGTACCGCTCGGGCGGCGGGAGCGCCGCCAACGTGGCGGTCGCGCTGGCCGGACTCGACGTCGAAACGAGCGTGATCGGCAGCGTCGGCGACGACGAGAACGGGCTACTCGTCCGCCGGGAACTGGACGACGCCGGCGTCGGCATCGACGGGCTCGCGACGGTCGCGGACGCCGTGACGTCGGTGAAGTACCTGCTGATCGCCGACGACGGCGAGGTGGCCATGCTGGGCAACGACGGCGTCAACGAGGCGGTCGGTCCCGAGGACGTCGACTCCGAACGCGTCCGAAGCGTCGATCACCTCCACCTCACGAGCCAGCGCCCCGAAACCGCCGCCAGACTCGCCGAAATCGCGGCCGACGCCGGCGTCCCGGTGAGCTTCGATCCCGGCCGCCGGCTGCCCGATCGGGACTTCTCGCGGACGTTCGAGCTCGCCGACCTGGTGTTCTGTAACGATCGCGAGGCCGCCGCCGTCGCCGACCTGGCCGAGTCGCTGGCGGCCGACTGCACGGTGGTCGTCAAGCGCGGCGCCGACGGCGCCGCGGCGCTGGACGCCGAGGAGACCTGGCACCACGCCGGCTTCGGCGTCGACCCGGTCGACACCAGCGGGGCGGGGGACGCCTTCGCGGCGGGCTTTCTGGCGGCCCGGCTCGACGACGCCGATCGCGAGCGGGCGCTCACGGTCGGCAACGCCTGCGGCGCGCTCGCGGCCGAGCGAACGGGCGCGCGGACCGACCTCTCGTGGGGCGAGGTCGAGGACGTGCTCGGAGAGTAA
- a CDS encoding nucleoside phosphorylase, whose amino-acid sequence MAKQPHLLVEPGDLEDVALLPGDPGRVDRIAGHCDSSEVVAENREYKVVNAEYDGTPLTICSTGIGSPSAAIAVEELAAVGVDAVLRVGTTGALQSGIEIGDMVVATGAAKDEGTTGRYESDTYPAVPDYEVLSGLVDAAEANDEDVHVGPVATDDAFYAETDEYVEAWESAGVLAVEMEAAAIFTLARRKGLRSGAICTVDGNLVEGTQKGETDDDELPEKAKNNVERAIDIALDAAASL is encoded by the coding sequence ATGGCGAAACAACCGCACCTGCTGGTCGAACCGGGAGATCTCGAAGACGTCGCGCTGCTGCCGGGCGATCCCGGACGCGTCGACCGGATCGCCGGTCACTGCGACAGCTCCGAGGTCGTCGCCGAGAACCGCGAGTACAAGGTCGTCAACGCCGAGTACGACGGGACGCCGCTGACGATCTGCTCGACGGGGATCGGCTCGCCCTCCGCCGCCATCGCGGTCGAGGAGTTGGCCGCGGTCGGCGTCGACGCCGTGCTCCGGGTCGGCACCACGGGGGCGCTCCAGTCGGGCATCGAGATCGGCGACATGGTCGTCGCGACCGGCGCCGCCAAGGACGAGGGAACGACGGGGCGCTACGAGTCCGACACCTACCCCGCGGTCCCGGACTACGAGGTGCTCTCGGGGCTGGTCGACGCCGCGGAGGCCAACGACGAGGACGTCCACGTCGGGCCGGTCGCCACCGACGACGCGTTCTACGCCGAGACCGACGAGTACGTCGAGGCCTGGGAGTCGGCCGGCGTGCTCGCCGTCGAGATGGAGGCCGCCGCGATCTTCACGCTCGCGCGCCGGAAGGGCCTGCGCTCGGGCGCGATCTGCACGGTCGACGGCAACCTCGTCGAGGGGACCCAGAAGGGCGAGACCGACGACGACGAGCTACCCGAGAAGGCGAAGAACAACGTCGAGCGGGCGATCGACATCGCGCTCGACGCCGCGGCGTCGCTCTGA